TTTGTCGTAGATACGTTCACCTGAGCCGTTCATCTTCGTCACTGGTTGAGGTACGTAGACAGACACCCATGGGCAagtacacacgcaaacacacacacacacacacactgcagagagcGGCAATGGATTTGTTCCGTTGCCGTACCCACCTGGCTGTACTGTATTTGATGTAGGGAGAGTCAGACAAAAGAGGACTGCGTCCTTGGGCCTCTCAACACTAGCAAACGGAAGTGACAAGAATCGACTTCCCCTCTCCGTCACGGCATCGCAATCTTGCTCTTCAGCCTGGAGAGATGCACAGCTTCATCACGTCATTACAGTGAGAAGCAACTTTGATGTGCAAAAATTGAGGCATTTTACCAGCTCTCTAAACATGTCATCGCATCAGGCTGGAGTCAATTGCAGCTGTGCCAACAGCTATCCATACACCAGCATCCTATAATCAGTCGGCAGAAGACTTGAGAGGACAGTATGATTTGCATGTGCACCTTAATTCTAGGTTCCACATAAGTACTTAAAACCGTCTACTGTTTGAGCTGTCTTATCCGTTTTATCTATAATCTtttttttggttgttgttgCTGGGTGCTTTTTCTAATTGTTTTTGGCCCGATGTCACTTCCTTTCTGGGTTGAAAGGTCAGTGTGACAGCCCTCAGATCAATAACACGGGTCCTGTATTGTCTGGATGGAACATCAGATTGGGTGATTTGCATCATAATTTAATCTGGCACTGGACATCTCCTCTTCATACAACACTGAGGCCCTAAAAACCGGATCACAAAACATAAAACAGTATCAGGCCTGGTGTAACAGTACAGTAATTATCAGACCATTCTCTGGTAAGACTCAAAAACCAAACGCTGACGAAGATGCTAAATTATTCAAATGTAGTACTGGATGACTCCAACATCCCGCGTTTGACATTTTTTCCGTAGCATTTCATTTTCTTTAAGAACTCAGGGATTTGAACATCTCATTTATTTGACAGTCTATCAACAGCTCGATCATCTCAAATCACATCCAAACAACCAACACCAACCCCAATCCGCAGAGATGTAACCAAGCTTCTCACTGTAATGTCTGGATGGTTGGAGCCCTAGATGACAAACAGGATGTGTTCATTCGAGCTCTATTCATGTCCAGCCCCATGGATACATCTATATGTACAATATTGTTTCGTCGCACCTCCATAAACGGATGGTAAATTGACTCCCTTAGtggctctctttccctcccactctTCGTTTCTTTCAGGCCGATGTTTGATTCACGAGACAGTCAGTGAATAAGCCCACGGAGCCCAGCGTGGAGTGCCATTCTATCCAAGGTCCTTAAAGTAAATATGAATGCGGCACTCTTGTTAGGGTTGCAGCCGGCTTCCTGTTCACACAAGCCCATGCCCACTGCGTAGCCCTTCAACAGCCAATCATTACGGCACAGGAATCCAACGACGCCATGGCAACCCGCGAGCCTTGTATGTAATTGGCCGGGTCAGAGAAACAAAAGGGAAAAAGACGGATGTCAAGTTGGAAGGAACACAAGGAAGAAACGGTCAACTGCCAAAATAGCCGCGGTGACGTGTAGAGATTTGACAGTAAGTTAGTGTGTGGAGGGAGCCTCTATGGGCACTGGCAGGGTTTTAATGGGCTTCTCTGGCCTGACTTAGCAGACAAAGCttgctatgtgtgtgttctatgtgtTATGCTATCTTGTGCTATGTTGTGCTTtctctgtgtgggtctgtgtttgtgtgtctgtgtctgccacgtgtgcgtgtgtgggcatgctttgtgtgtgtgtgtgtgagtgagtgtgggggtgggggggtggggggggggggggtgggggggggggggggtggaggttatGTGCGGTGTGAACTTACTTTCTGTCTGCGAGAGAATGCGGTCGTGAGTCACCAGCCTTGCCCGCTCGGAGAGGGGAAGATTGGGGTCAGCCAGGGGAAGGATTGATCGTGCTAGGCTTTGCTTTGCTGAGCTACTAGACATGATGTTGGGGAATTTGGCCTGTGCGTCTGCAGATCTAACTGCTTCTCAGTGTCGCTTCAGCTTCACTTTGGTTACGACGACtcgaaaaatatgttttttattCAAGAAAAGGCTGACAGACACGTTCAACTATCCCACACTGAAGAAATCGTCCTTTCACAATTatgacacagaaccaaacaagactgGTGTAAATTGTCCCTTGTTTGTGGCATCTTGAAAAGCCATGGAAAACAGGTGTATGACCATGATATAAACAATGCCTTCAATCCATGTCAGTTTTATGTGAATGCATTGTGAAATGCAATGGCACAGAACTATGGAGCAACACAGGGACAAAAGACTGCCGTGCACACCAGGGACTCCAAGGAAAATACCTCGCCTCGTCAACACCGCAATGACACCCCCATTCTGCACTGTCAATCAGTCCCCATTTTATGTCACCCTGGGAACACGTGAATGTTTGTGTTAGTGTCTGCATGGGTGcgtatgcgtgtatgtgtgtgtgtgtgtgttggagtgaatATGTGTCCATTCCTGGCAAGGATTGGCtgggggaaaaaacaacaaacaacaaaatgaCAGTGTCACTGCTTGAAGTCACATAAGGACACACTTGTACCCACCACAAATACACAGTCATGTCAATCTGCAGCTGCCACCTGCCATCCAAAGCCTGCTAAAGAGTCTACACAGGCCCATTTTAGTCACACATCTATAATCATTTACAGCTACTGCATTGTTACGCTCTGTATTTTCATGTCGTTAGTGAGGTGGACTTTTAAGTGGGTCCAATGTTTGGTACATGAAATAATGTGAAGGAGTACATACAATACTCTAGTCATTCCTTTTTAGAGTGTGAAGCTCTACTATACATACAATTCAGCTTCTTTCACCTTCAGATTTAGACTTTGAATTCATTGAAAAGTTGGATTTGTAAAACTCAGGAGCGTCGAGGAAACAGCAATAACCACTGCAGTCGGGGCAGACGCCCAGTCCACAGTGTTGGGGAAACATGGGGGACAGACGTGTTTATGTTTGCCTGGTAAACCTGGACTGCCAGTTCATGGGACAGTGTTGTTCCGCTCACCTTATACCACGTCCAAGATCTGAGGTCCATGATTGGAAAGCAGAAGCTCACAAGTGCTTCTGACATCCGGGTTTATGTGTGAGAAGATGCATGAGCAGAGCAGGGTTAAAGGTGATATCACAGTACTTACTTATTAGAATAGCACAAATAAAAACTGCCAAAACAAACGACTGAAGGGTCGTGTGGCAATGATCCATTGACTCGTAAAGTTAAATTCCTATTCACCCCTGTCTGGTGGCTGCGtgggtgtgcgtatgtgtgcgtgtgtctgagtgtgtgtgtatttgagtgcaTCTGCGTGTGTGCAGTGTATCTAATCTTGACCAGCCCACGGTTATTCCTTCTTTTCCATTGATCTTTGAGTCATTGTTGTCTTGAGCCATGACCTGAAACAAAGACCAGGTCTAATAGAAACACAGATAGCCTTGGGATTGTTGCAAGCCTTTGATTCTTGATGATGACGCCCTTTGGAAAAACACAACAATCTTGTTGTTTCATCATGTTCCCACTGTCATGGCCAAACATTGCGCTTCTCTTTTTTGATCATGCAATAGCAAAAGATTGATCCCTCTCAGCTTTATCGCCCAGAATACTGAACACCTTCATGCTGCCATAGGGAGACATGTCAAGTGTGGGTACCTTAACAAGAAAGGGACtgtgggagagcgagagagactgcGGCCAGGGCAGAATGAGCGAGTGCGGAGGCAGAGGAGTGCAGCCAGGTGTAGGCTAACTAATCgagcatggagagagggatgagagttaGGGCTGGGCCATCTCTCACCCTGAGGATCATGGATCATTTCCCGCCATCCCTCAAGAGCACCAGTGTTGAGGAGTGTGTGACGGGAGAGCAGGCACAGCTCTCCTCGGTCTGCCAACACCTCTCCTAGCTGGAGACTTCATTAACAGATAGGGATCGAGGACCTGGACCGGTTCCAAATCAAATCCTAGACCCTCAGTCCCTTCTTCTGGACTTTGCCTCTATGTCTGAGGCTGATAAGCACTGTTATAGGGAGAGGCAATTTAGTGGAAACTTAGctgccctcccacccctctggcCACTGTTGGTTACTGGTCATTGGTCATTCTTAGTTGTGCTTGTACCAGTTCAGCCAATCATTGGCTTCGTATTGGTCTGGGGAGGTAGGTCAAAACAGATTGGGCAACCATGAGCAGGATCCAAAAACGTATTCACATTGTGTCAGAGTAGCTGTGCCAATGAGATAACAggcaagacaggagagagagagagagagagagagagagagagagagagagagagagagagagagagagaggggtgtgagagAGCGTTGTGGAGGGAGCTTCAGTGGGATGATGGTTTTAAGTCAATTAGCTTGAGATAAAGAGGAGGGGGCACAGTTGGAGAGAGATGGCAGCAGTTATGACAAGACATCTTCACAGCTCATTTGCAGCAAGGCAACATGCAGCCGAGCTCGGCGCGCATGACTGACTCAGCCAGCGAAGATAAGAGAGGAACAGGATCACATTAGCCCTGCCAAtgttgtcggggggggggggggggggggcattgtgtGGGCCCCTCGTTGTTTGCAGAGGAACACAATCCTGATTCCAAACCCCCGACTCATTCACTGCACCGGCACTCGAGCAGATCTGCGAGGggcagagggtgtgtgggtaATATGCTAATAGTCCCACCTTGACTCTCTGATGGCCCCCACGGGCagaagaggaagtggaggaagaggagagttgTTTGTGTTCTGTCTTGCGTCAGTTATCCCTCACATTAAAGGCTTCACCGAGAGCTAATGGCCTCTCTTGTAGCTACAGGCTCTTTCAGGGACAAATTTCCACTGGGCTCGACACAGACTGTTCTCCCCGAACCAACACACGAAAAACAGAACACTCTGTGCGCTTACGAATGGGAGACTTTAGTGTTCGGGTGAATATTCTGTGGTGTATCGTGTTGAGAAACGGAGGAAAATCAGAGAGTTCCACTTGACCCACTAATACACTAGCCCTTCTGCTCCAAGCCCACCTGCACTCAGACACTAACAGCTGGTCTTGCAAACACTCCTACCTCAACACCAGGGGAAAAATGCATTGACTACTGTACGTACTCACTCCCATTGATTTATGTTGCCAAAAGTAAACCCACTCCTACCTGACACACACTAATGAAATAGCATAGTATTCATTCTCCCCAGTGCCTGCATAGTCATTTCCTAGCTGTTAAATTGAATAGAAAGCCATGGATAAACATGCTTCAACCTATGGTTACCGTACAAGAGTTTCATGAAAAAATCATAAAATAACTCATTGTATCAGTAAATGTTGAATatacttttcctttttttgccTTGAGAAGCGCACTGTAGGATCAAATAAACTGTGGAACATTAACAGTCCATTCTGAGAAGGTTTCATCCCAGGTCAGCTAGACAGACAGCACAATGGAGGCCTGTTGGATTTAAATATACGCTCGCGTTTCCTCCAAAGACTGGGGTCTGCTATTACTGCAGTGGTCATTTTCTGTTTTCTGCCCGATCCTGAAATAGCCAGAAAAAGCAAGGCGCCACACGAGTCACACCAAGCTCTCGCCCTAGCCCACGCTCTGTCCTCCCTGGACTCTGAAGGGCATGAGTCTGTGTTTCTGGGTTTATCAGCAGGAGCAGAGCAGAAGGTCAGGTCAGAGTGATGTCCAGCTAGTCGCCACGATGAACAGAATCCTCTCTCAAGGTGGGCCTTCCTACTGTGTGACATCAGGGTGATTCCGAgcagaacagcacacacactctgtagagTGCACCGTGAATGTCTATTGATGCTATCGCTGCAAAGTGGTCATTCTAGCCTAAGTCGCCTCATTTAGGTGAGTTTGAGTCGATGAGGTGGACTATCACAAGAGGGtacggctctctctctctctctattgtctATTCAGCAGAGACCTGATGATGCACAAAGACTACAGACAATTACACTTGTTTTGTCTTGAATTAATATCAATGATTCAGTCAGTTAGTCCAAATGTGTCTGGGTGAAATACAAATGATGTTTCTGAGAACTGGTTGGCAGGGAAGATTATTTGATCAGCAGGTAGTATTGACTTGGGATGTTAGCGTAGTAGAATGTTGATTGTGATGTCATTGCCTAACCCTGCATTGTTACCACAATATGTGatatcagggggggggggggatttgaaacTTTGGGTTGTGTACAGTATTGTCCACAACATTCTCTATCATCAATCATGTTGAGACCTCACACAGAAGGGCTATAGACAATAGTCTGTATAGTGGGGCAGTAGTTTAGAAATCCCTGCCTCTGTTGACTGAAGGCTTCTTACACAAAAATGGTACCTGAGAGAAGAAATAAAAGCACAATGACGTGTCTCTGATTAGAGAAATACAAAccaaaggtttttttttatttttgtagcCCCCTTTCGACTTCCCATAAAAAGAGTGTAGCTCAAAGGAAAAtaagaaaaaggaaaataaaaacaaattcaCTGTTTCAATGAAGTCCATGGAAAAGCCCAATGTCAGACATTCATTTCATCTCACTCCTCCCTTTTTCCAGAAACAGAACGGTCAGCAGAGCTGTGTTGCTGCACCACATGTCTGCTCCTGTGAAAGATTAGCATTGGAATGAGCCCTTACAGAGACTAGTGAGGCAACTGCTGTAATGCATTACTAAATTAGCCCTAAACACTACACAAAGCCATTAAGAAGCATGTCAAAACCTAATGGAAAAAAATTAATACAGAATGCAACCGATAACTGAACAAAGTAATTGCACCAAATCACTGTTCATATTAGCCTGCACTTAATCTTTTGCCAGTAGGAACCGGGGAAATTATATGCACACTCAATAAACAGGTTTGGATCTTACTAAATAATCCCCAGCATTCCCAAAGAAACTCCACTCTGCTACAGCAAACACAGGGTTAAACCTTAGCTGCAGAAATTCACTGCAGTCCAAAAGCATTTGGCTGATAGCTACTGAACAGCACAATTTATCTGTGCCATTCTACCACTATCCCTGGACAAATGTCTCTATCTAATCTCGATTTTGCTTACTTGTGTCTTTTGTTTTTCCTTGATCATCAAAAAATCCTTTATTGCGTTTTATAACATTTGGCACGGAACAAATTGGTGCTTTGGGAAGCTGAACCTGTGGAGATTGATTGTAGGGATTGTTTTTTGAAACTGGTGTCAGTATGATTCttgtatagatatatataaccTCCTAAATAGCATGGTCTTAAACGAAACAAAAGCCTTTTAATCTAGATACATCAACCTTCATTCCTCGGTCACAAAAGCATGTCAACGTCTTTCGCTTTTAAATAGAAGTCACAAGTTATTAGAAAatagtttacatttattttcctttttaatATAATCTGCATCTCTCACCACTGCCTGACCAtagatgtatttatatatactatatatatgtatatatgtatatatatatacatatacatatatattaatatacatTTACTTGTATTTTTTATAGTTGTATATCTTTTATAGGCATgtacaagaagaagaaaaaacagtcTCTGTTTTGCACTTCTGTACAAAAGAAAGTTACCGTTTTGTTCTTTGTGCATCCTATTGCATGGACTGGTGAGCAAAGAGAAGGACCGGTCGGAGTCTGTGTTAGATCCATACAGAGAGTTCCCCTAGATCTGGGTCTCCTGCACCTTCTCCTTGGTGTGAGTAGTCTTAATCACGTAGGGCTCGGCGATGGTGCTGATGTGGCTGTGGTGCTGCCGGATGGAGCGATGCAGGGAGCTGCCCAGGTGGTTCTGGGTCCAGTAGGCCGCTCTGCgagacgacgacgacgacacgTAGCCGGCCTTGAAGGAGCCACTGTTGTGTTCCACGAGCGTCGGCAGCACCAAGCCCGTGTCGTCCGACCCGCTGGAGCCCGAGGTCGGAGGCGGCACCGGCGGAACCTCCTCGTCCACCGGGACGATCTCCATGGTCCGCGCCGCCGCCACCGTGCTCCTCTGCTGATGCCTCTTGCGCAGCTTGTAGAAGCCGATCAACATGGCAGCCGCCAGCAGAGTCACCGCCACGAAGCAGCCGATGATGATCTTGGTGGTCTTCATCACCTCGTCCAGGCTGGCGGCGGGCCGCGCCGGACCCTTGGCCGTGGGCACGGACACCTGccggggggtctgtgtgttctGGAGCAGCACGGTGGGCGTGGAGATGAAGACGGGCTGAAAGACAGAGGGCGAGGCGGGGACGGTGGGCTTGGGCTTGGGGGTCTCCTCCGCGGTGGGCTCCAGGACCTCCACGGTCAccgtggtgaagtaggacaggTTGGACGTGTTGAGCTCGGCGTTGCTGACGTTCAGGTAAGCCGAGGCGTTGGAGTTCCCCGCCATGTTGGTCACCATGCAGGTGTACACCCCCGTGTCGGACGGGAGAACGTTGGAGAAGTTGAGCGTTCCGTCGTTGAGGACCGCTATCCGGGGGTGGGCCGAGCCATGGGTCAGCACCGTGCCGTTGGGGAGGAGCCACCGCACAGAACTCATGGCGGCTGTGCGGCACTTGAGCTCCGCCACTCTCTCGGCCGAGATGTTGAGGTCCCTCGGAGCGTCCAGGATGAAGGGGGCCGAGCACTGGAAGGTGGTCTGGTCCACCTCCACCAGGTAGCGCCCCCTCATGTGGGCGGGGGGAATGACAGCGGCCACAGCAGGTGGAGTTGGTGGGGATGTTCTCCCTGAGCCACAGGGAGAGCCACACCACGTCGCAGTCACAGCGCCAGGGGTTGTGGTGCAGGTGCAGCTCCACCAGGTACTGCAGGGGCATGAAGAGGTCATGGGGCAGCGAGGAAAGGTTGTTGTGGGCGAGGTTCAGCTCCACCAGGGCTGTGATGTCGTCGAAGGCGTTCCGCTCGATGGTGGTGATGGCCGAGTTCATTATCCACAGCTTCTGTAAGGACTTGAGCCCGCGGAAGGCTCCGGGCTTCACTTCCGGGAAGAGGTTCTCAGatatctccagctcctccagccccaccaggggagagaggatgggcaTCTCCCTCAGGTTGCACATCCCCAGGTTGAGGTACCTGAGGTTCTGCAGTCCTTCGAAGGCTCCCTCCGAGATGAAGTCCAGCCTCCTGAGCTCGCCCAGGTCCAGGCGCATCAACGAGGGCACTCGGTTGAAGGCGTAGGAGGGGATGCTCTCGATGGGGTTGTTCCTCAGCCACAGCTCCCTCAGCTTGGACAGGTACTCGAAGGCCCCGCTGGGAATGACCGTCAGTCTGTTGTCAAACAACTCCAGGGTGTTGAGGCTGGTCAGGCCATTGAAGGCCCCCACCTCGATCTGCCTGATGGCGTTCCTCCCCAGCTGGAGCACCTCCAGGTGGTGAAGGTGCCTGAAGGTGTCCGCCTGGATCGTCTCTATACTGTTCTCCATCAGGTTGAGGTACCTGGTGTTGCTGGGGATGTTGGGGGGCACCCTGACCAAGCCTCGGCGGGTGCACACCACCTTG
The nucleotide sequence above comes from Osmerus mordax isolate fOsmMor3 chromosome 4 unlocalized genomic scaffold, fOsmMor3.pri SUPER_4_unloc_2, whole genome shotgun sequence. Encoded proteins:
- the LOC136938377 gene encoding LOW QUALITY PROTEIN: leucine-rich repeat-containing protein 4-like (The sequence of the model RefSeq protein was modified relative to this genomic sequence to represent the inferred CDS: deleted 1 base in 1 codon); this translates as MSPLGRVTLQPTWNAALLAVLSLMLPALGMCQAAGPARGPANPQNCPGVCSCSNQLVKVVCTRRGLVRVPPNIPSNTRYLNLMENSIETIQADTFRHLHHLEVLQLGRNAIRQIEVGAFNGLTSLNTLELFDNRLTVIPSGAFEYLSKLRELWLRNNPIESIPSYAFNRVPSLMRLDLGELRRLDFISEGAFEGLQNLRYLNLGMCNLREMPILSPLVGLEELEISENLFPEVKPGAFRGLKSLQKLWIMNSAITTIERNAFDDITALVELNLAHNNLSSLPHDLFMPLQYLVELHLHHNPWRCDCDVVWLSLWLRENIPTNSTCCGRCHSPAHMRGRYLVEVDQTTFQCSAPFILDAPRDLNISAERVAELKCRTAAMSSVRWLLPNGTVLTHGSAHPRIAVLNDGTLNFSNVLPSDTGVYTCMVTNMAGNSNASAYLNVSNAELNTSNLSYFTTVTVEVLEPTAEETPKPKPTVPASPSVFQPVFISTPTVLLQNTQTPRQVSVPTAKGPARPAASLDEVMKTTKIIIGCFVAVTLLAAAMLIGFYKLRKRHQQRSTVAAARTMEIVPVDEEVPPVPPPTSGSSGSDDTGLVLPTLVEHNSGSFKAGYVSSSSSRRAAYWTQNHLGSSLHRSIRQHHSHISTIAEPYVIKTTHTKEKVQETQI